In Nomascus leucogenys isolate Asia chromosome 11, Asia_NLE_v1, whole genome shotgun sequence, the following proteins share a genomic window:
- the PON3 gene encoding serum paraoxonase/lactonase 3, which translates to MGKLVALVLLGVGLSLVGEMFLAFRERMNASREVEPVEPENCRLIEELENGSEDIDILPSGLAFISSGLKYPGLPNFAPDEPGKIFLMDLNEQKPRAQALEISGGFDKELFNPHGISIFIDKDNTVYLYVVNHPHMKSTVEIFKFEEQQRSLVYLKTIKHELLKSVNDIVVLGPERFYATRDHYFTNSFLSFFEMILDLCWTYVLLYSPREVKVVAKGFCSANGITVSADQKYVYVADVAAKNIHIMEKHDNWDLSQLKVIQLGTFVDNLTVDPATGDILAGCHPNLMKLLNYNPEAPPGSEVLRIQNVLSEKPRVSTVYANNGSVLQGTSVASVYHGKILIGTVFHKTLYCEL; encoded by the exons ATGGGGAAGCTCGTGGCGCTGGTCCTGCTGGGGGTCGGCCTGTCCTTAGTCGGGGAGATGTTCCTGGCGTTTAG AGAAAGGATGAATGCCTCTCGAGAAGTGGAGCCAGTAGAACCTGAAAACTGTCGCCTTATTGAGGAACTTG AAAATGGCTCTGAAGATATTGATATACTTCCTAGTGGGCTGGCTTTTATCTCCAGT ggattaAAATATCCAGGCTTGCCAAACTTTGCACCAGATGAACCAGGAAAAATCTTCTTGATGGATCTGAATGAACAAAAGCCAAGGGCACAAGCACTAGAAATCAGTGGTGGATTTGACAAAGAATTATTTAATCCACATGGGATCAGTATTTTCATCGACAAAG ACAATACTGTGTATCTTTATGTTGTGAATCATCCCCACATGAAGTCCACTGTGGAGATATTTAAATTTGAGGAACAACAACGTTCTCTGGTATacctgaaaactataaaacatgaaCTTCTTAAAAG TGTGAATGACATTGTGGTTCTTGGACCAGAACGGTTCTATGCCACCAGAGACCACTATTTTACCAACTCCTTCCTGTCATTTTTTGAGATGATCTTGGATCTTTGCTGGACTTACGTTCTTCTCTACAGCCCAAGGGAGGTTAAAGTGGTGGCCAAAGGATTTTGTAGTGCCAATGGGATCACAGTCTCAGCAGACCAGAA GTATGTCTATGTAGCTGATGTAGCAGCTAAGAACATTCACATAATGGAAAAACATGATAACTGGGATTTAAGTCAACTGAAG GTGATACAGTTGGGCACCTTTGTGGATAACCTGACTGTCGATCCTGCCACAGGAGACATTTTAGCAGGATGCCATCCTAATCTTATGAAGCTGCTGAACTATAACCCTGAGGCCCCTCCAGGATCAGAA GTACTTCGCATCCAGAATGTTTTGTCTGAGAAGCCCAGGGTGAGCACCGTGTATGCCAACAATGGCTCTGTGCTTCAGGGCACCTCTGTGGCTTCTGTGTACCATGGGAAAATTCTCATAGGCACCGTATTTCACAAAACTCTGTACTGTGAGCTCTAG